The following coding sequences are from one Microbulbifer sp. TB1203 window:
- the murQ gene encoding N-acetylmuramic acid 6-phosphate etherase, with the protein MDPELIRELGGLTSEARNPDTLDIDLLPTLEVLQKINRADREVPQAVGQVLPQIGAAVDAIVEAFKAGGRLVYMGAGTSGRLGILDAVECPPTYGVGEDMVVGLIAGGEAAFLRAQEGAEDDPELGRRDLQDINLNARDLVVGIAASGRTPYVIGGLRYARELGCTTVALSCNPTAAIADEADIAILPDVGPEVLTGSTRMKSGTAQKLVLNMLTTASMIRLGKSFFNLMVDVKATNAKLVGRTRRIVMEATGVSFEEADRVLSQCGHNAKLAIMMILSGLDREAAERALKEADGFLRLALQRVENSKQGKTK; encoded by the coding sequence GTGGACCCCGAACTGATCCGCGAACTCGGCGGCCTCACCAGCGAAGCGCGCAACCCCGACACTCTGGACATAGACCTGCTGCCGACACTGGAAGTCCTGCAAAAGATCAATCGGGCCGACCGGGAGGTGCCGCAAGCGGTGGGCCAAGTGCTGCCGCAAATCGGCGCGGCGGTGGACGCGATTGTCGAAGCATTCAAAGCGGGCGGCCGGCTGGTCTATATGGGCGCCGGCACCAGCGGTCGCCTGGGCATTCTGGACGCGGTGGAGTGCCCGCCCACCTATGGCGTCGGCGAAGATATGGTGGTGGGATTGATCGCCGGCGGCGAGGCCGCCTTCCTGCGCGCCCAGGAGGGAGCCGAGGACGACCCGGAACTGGGCCGCCGGGACCTGCAGGATATCAACCTGAATGCCCGCGACCTGGTGGTGGGCATCGCCGCCAGTGGCCGCACCCCCTATGTGATCGGCGGCCTGCGCTACGCGCGCGAACTCGGATGCACCACGGTAGCGCTATCCTGCAACCCCACCGCCGCCATTGCCGATGAGGCGGATATCGCCATACTGCCCGACGTAGGCCCGGAAGTCCTCACCGGCTCCACCCGCATGAAATCCGGCACTGCGCAAAAACTGGTACTGAATATGCTGACCACCGCCAGTATGATTCGCCTGGGCAAGAGTTTTTTCAACCTGATGGTGGACGTCAAGGCCACCAACGCCAAGCTGGTCGGCCGCACCCGGCGCATTGTGATGGAGGCCACCGGCGTGTCGTTCGAGGAAGCGGACCGGGTACTCAGCCAGTGCGGCCACAATGCCAAACTGGCGATCATGATGATTCTGAGCGGCCTGGACAGGGAAGCCGCGGAACGCGCACTAAAAGAGGCGGACGGGTTTCTGCGCCTGGCGCTGCAGCGGGTGGAGAACAGCAAACAGGGAAAGACGAAATAA
- a CDS encoding YciK family oxidoreductase yields MRDYRAPKDLLKDKIILVTGAGDGIGKAAAKTFAAHGATVILLGRTTPKLEAVYDEIEAAGGPQPAIFPMDLNEASIENFEHFAEAVDQEFGRLDGLLHNAGLLGQRTPIASYNFATWQQVMQVNVNAAFGLSKTLLPLLEKSKAGSIIFTSSGVGLKGRAYWGAYSVSKFATEGLMQVLADELDGVSSIRVNSINPGATRTNMRAAAYPAENPQTVATPEEIMPTYLYLMGDDSLGVSGKQFNAQAK; encoded by the coding sequence ATCCGCGACTATCGAGCCCCCAAAGACCTGCTCAAGGACAAAATCATCCTGGTCACCGGCGCCGGCGACGGAATCGGCAAAGCGGCGGCAAAGACTTTCGCCGCCCATGGCGCCACGGTGATCCTGCTCGGGCGCACCACCCCTAAACTGGAAGCGGTTTACGACGAAATCGAGGCCGCCGGCGGCCCGCAGCCAGCGATCTTTCCCATGGACCTGAACGAGGCGAGCATCGAAAATTTCGAGCACTTCGCCGAGGCGGTGGACCAGGAATTCGGCCGCCTGGACGGCCTGCTGCACAACGCCGGCCTGCTCGGCCAGCGCACCCCCATCGCCAGCTACAACTTCGCCACCTGGCAACAGGTAATGCAGGTCAACGTCAACGCCGCCTTTGGCCTCAGCAAAACCCTGCTGCCGCTGCTGGAGAAATCCAAAGCGGGCTCCATCATCTTTACCAGCTCCGGCGTCGGCCTCAAAGGCCGCGCCTACTGGGGCGCCTACTCGGTATCCAAATTCGCCACCGAAGGCCTGATGCAGGTGCTGGCGGACGAACTGGACGGTGTCTCCAGCATCCGCGTCAACAGCATCAACCCCGGCGCCACCCGCACCAATATGCGCGCCGCCGCCTACCCGGCGGAAAATCCACAGACGGTGGCCACACCGGAAGAGATAATGCCCACCTACCTGTACCTGATGGGAGATGACAGCCTCGGCGTCAGCGGCAAGCAGTTCAACGCCCAGGCCAAATAG
- a CDS encoding HAD-IA family hydrolase: MKAVLFDLDGTLFDTAPDFIHVLNQLRQQEQLPPLPDAAIRAVVSNGARAMVELGFGIQEGDAQFESLRKRFLDLYLGHLAVKTQPFPGIEPLLGQLAAADIAWGIVTNKPLVYTAPLLRAFPHLPAVGAVICPEHVVNRKPHPEPMLLACAQIGCHPEEAIYVGDHPRDIDAGRAAGMPTIACNYGYIDDGDDPAGWNADHLVDSAEEIWPLLQQHYIEKTGLGTRDSGLGSPAL, encoded by the coding sequence ATGAAAGCAGTACTGTTTGATTTGGATGGCACCCTCTTCGATACCGCGCCGGACTTTATCCACGTCCTGAACCAGCTGCGCCAGCAGGAGCAGTTGCCGCCGCTGCCGGACGCCGCCATTCGCGCCGTGGTCTCCAACGGCGCCCGCGCCATGGTCGAACTGGGCTTTGGCATACAGGAGGGCGACGCCCAGTTCGAATCCCTGCGCAAGCGATTCCTCGACCTCTATCTGGGCCATCTCGCGGTGAAAACCCAGCCCTTCCCCGGCATAGAGCCCCTGCTCGGTCAACTGGCCGCAGCCGATATCGCCTGGGGCATAGTCACCAATAAACCGCTCGTCTACACGGCGCCGCTGCTGCGCGCATTCCCGCACCTGCCCGCGGTGGGCGCGGTCATCTGCCCCGAACACGTGGTCAACCGCAAGCCGCACCCGGAGCCCATGCTGCTCGCCTGCGCACAGATCGGTTGCCACCCCGAAGAGGCCATCTACGTGGGCGACCATCCGCGGGACATCGACGCCGGCCGCGCCGCCGGCATGCCCACCATCGCCTGTAACTACGGCTATATCGATGACGGCGACGATCCGGCCGGCTGGAACGCCGATCACCTGGTGGATTCCGCGGAAGAAATCTGGCCGCTGCTGCAGCAGCACTACATTGAAAAAACGGGACTCGGGACTCGAGACTCGGGGCTCGGAAGCCCTGCCTTGTAG
- the ubiG gene encoding bifunctional 2-polyprenyl-6-hydroxyphenol methylase/3-demethylubiquinol 3-O-methyltransferase UbiG, which yields MTNVDPAEIAKFEQLASRWWDREGEFKPLHEINPLRANYIDQRAPVAGQKLLDVGCGGGILAEAMAQRGARVTGIDMGEAPLQVAKLHALESGTQVEYLRIPAEELAAGQPESFDIVTCLEMLEHVPDPASVIRACADLVKPGGHLFFSTINRTAKGWLFAVVGAEYVLKMLPKGTHEYARFIRPSEMGAWLRDAGLEIRDITGMTYNPLTRNYKLNPRDVDVNYLLHAVKPA from the coding sequence ATGACCAACGTCGACCCCGCGGAAATCGCCAAATTCGAGCAACTCGCCAGCCGCTGGTGGGATCGCGAGGGCGAGTTCAAGCCGCTGCACGAGATCAACCCTCTGCGTGCCAACTATATCGACCAGCGCGCGCCGGTGGCCGGCCAAAAGCTGCTGGATGTGGGTTGCGGTGGCGGCATCCTGGCCGAGGCCATGGCCCAGCGCGGCGCCCGGGTGACCGGCATCGATATGGGCGAAGCGCCCCTCCAGGTAGCCAAGCTGCACGCCCTGGAGAGCGGCACACAGGTGGAATACCTGCGCATCCCCGCGGAAGAACTGGCGGCCGGGCAGCCCGAGAGCTTCGATATCGTGACCTGCCTGGAAATGCTCGAGCACGTACCCGACCCGGCCTCGGTAATCCGCGCCTGCGCCGACCTGGTCAAACCCGGCGGCCACCTGTTCTTCTCCACCATCAACCGCACCGCCAAAGGCTGGCTGTTCGCGGTGGTGGGCGCGGAATATGTACTGAAAATGCTGCCCAAGGGCACTCACGAGTACGCCAGGTTTATCCGCCCGTCGGAAATGGGCGCCTGGCTCCGTGACGCAGGACTGGAAATCCGCGACATCACCGGCATGACCTACAATCCACTGACGCGCAACTACAAGCTGAATCCCCGCGATGTGGACGTCAATTACCTGCTGCACGCGGTCAAACCTGCCTGA
- a CDS encoding TRZ/ATZ family hydrolase, whose product MDWYHPAIVKHYSYIHMIDSLIHARWVIPVIPEQKVFENCSLAIDGGKILALLPSAEASERYRAKEEIRLDRHALIPGLINTHTHAAMTLLRGLADDRPLMEWLEQHIWPAEQKWVDPEFAADGSRLAMAEMLRSGTTTFSDQYFFPEATAAAAREAGMRAQIAFPVIDFPTPWSRNGDDALEKGLALRDDYRAHERIGVVFAPHAPYTVGDATLEKIAIYAAELQVPVQMHLHETAGEVERALAETGERPTERLQRLGLLGPQTLCVHMTAVNERDIELLRESGAHVAHCPKSNLKLASGFCPVDRLLAAGVNVALGTDGAASNNGLDLFSEAGTAALLAKATSGDASALPAHRALAMATINGARALGIEDTAGSLEVGKSADLAAVDLSALEQQPLHDPVSQLIYTNCGQRVTDVWVAGRRLLKGRQLQTLNEVELVQRAREWRDRIAGLA is encoded by the coding sequence ATGGACTGGTATCATCCGGCAATCGTTAAACATTACTCCTACATCCACATGATCGACTCACTGATACACGCCCGCTGGGTTATTCCCGTCATCCCAGAACAAAAAGTGTTCGAAAATTGTTCGCTTGCAATCGACGGGGGAAAGATTCTCGCCCTTCTGCCCTCGGCGGAGGCCTCTGAGCGCTACCGGGCTAAAGAAGAGATCCGCCTGGACCGCCACGCGCTGATTCCCGGACTGATCAATACCCACACCCACGCCGCCATGACCCTGCTGCGCGGCCTGGCTGACGATCGCCCGCTGATGGAGTGGCTGGAGCAGCATATCTGGCCCGCCGAACAGAAATGGGTGGACCCGGAATTCGCCGCCGACGGCAGCCGGCTGGCAATGGCGGAAATGCTCAGGAGCGGCACCACCACCTTCTCCGACCAGTACTTCTTCCCCGAAGCCACCGCCGCAGCGGCGCGGGAAGCGGGCATGCGTGCGCAGATCGCCTTTCCGGTGATCGATTTCCCCACTCCCTGGAGCCGCAACGGCGACGACGCATTGGAAAAGGGCCTGGCCCTGCGCGATGACTACCGGGCCCACGAGCGCATCGGCGTGGTCTTCGCGCCCCACGCCCCCTACACCGTGGGCGACGCCACCCTGGAGAAGATCGCCATCTACGCCGCGGAACTGCAGGTGCCGGTACAGATGCACCTGCACGAAACCGCCGGCGAAGTGGAGCGCGCACTGGCGGAAACCGGCGAGCGCCCCACCGAGCGGCTGCAGCGCCTGGGCCTGCTCGGGCCCCAGACCCTGTGCGTACATATGACCGCAGTGAACGAGCGGGACATCGAGCTTTTGCGGGAGAGCGGCGCCCACGTGGCCCACTGCCCCAAATCCAACCTCAAGCTCGCCTCCGGCTTCTGCCCGGTAGACCGGCTGCTCGCCGCCGGGGTGAATGTGGCCCTGGGCACCGACGGCGCCGCCAGCAACAACGGCCTGGATCTGTTCTCCGAAGCCGGCACCGCCGCCCTGTTGGCCAAGGCGACAAGTGGCGACGCCTCCGCCCTGCCCGCCCATCGGGCCCTGGCCATGGCCACCATCAATGGCGCGCGCGCCCTGGGTATCGAGGACACCGCCGGCAGCCTGGAAGTGGGCAAGAGCGCGGACCTGGCGGCGGTGGACCTCAGCGCCCTGGAGCAGCAGCCCCTGCACGACCCGGTGTCACAGTTGATCTATACCAACTGTGGACAACGGGTCACGGATGTCTGGGTGGCGGGCCGACGGCTGCTGAAGGGCCGCCAGTTGCAGACCCTCAACGAAGTGGAGCTGGTCCAGCGGGCTCGGGAGTGGCGTGATAGAATTGCGGGCCTTGCTTGA
- the gyrA gene encoding DNA gyrase subunit A, producing the protein MGELAKEISPINIEEELKQSYLDYAMSVIVGRALPDVRDGLKPVHRRVLFAMNELKNDWNKPYKKSARVVGDVIGKYHPHGDTAVYDTIVRMAQPFSLRYMLVDGQGNFGSIDGDSPAAMRYTEIRMDKLAHELLSDLDKETVNFIDNYDGSERMPEVLPSRVPNLLVNGSSGIAVGMATNIPPHNMSEVVRGCLALIDNPELSIDELMEYIPGPDFPTGATINGRAGILMAYRTGRGRIYVRAKADVIRDDKTNRETIIITEIPYQLNKARLIERIAELVKEKKIEGISELRDESDKDGLRVVIELKRGELGDVVLNNLYSQTQLENVFGINMVALVDGQPKVLNLKQLLEYFVRHRQEVVTRRTVYLLRKARERGHLLEGLAIAIANIDPVIELIKASSTPTDAREALLAKGWPVGEVQQFLERAGADACRPDDLPAEYGLRDGGAGGQEGKKYYLSPAQAQAILELRLHRLTGMEHDKLLAEYSERLEQIAGYLHILGSFERLMQVIREELETLEKEFGDARRTDIVASRLDLTVEDLITPEDKVVTISHGGYAKSQPLADYQAQRRGGMGKSATQVKDEDFVEHLLIANSHDTILCFSNKGKVYWLKVYEVPTAGRASRGRPMVNMLPLEADERISSMLPVSEYDENHFIFFATANGTVKKTPLTAFSRPRSVGLRAIELEEGDRLVATAITDGERDVVLFTSAGKAARFSESNVRSMGRVSRGVRGIRMAEGKQVIAMVIPEEGGAVMTVTENGYGKRTAIEDFPTKGRGTQGVIAMAESERNGELVGACQVHPGEEIMLISDQGTLVRTRVDEVSVLSRNTQGVRVIRLKEGEHLVGLARIQESEEAEGEEE; encoded by the coding sequence ATGGGCGAATTAGCCAAAGAAATCTCTCCGATCAATATCGAAGAAGAACTCAAGCAGTCCTATCTAGACTATGCGATGAGCGTGATTGTGGGCCGGGCGCTGCCGGATGTGCGCGACGGCCTGAAGCCGGTGCACCGGCGCGTGCTCTTCGCCATGAACGAACTCAAGAACGACTGGAACAAACCGTACAAAAAATCCGCACGCGTCGTGGGCGACGTAATCGGTAAATACCATCCCCATGGGGATACCGCGGTGTACGACACCATCGTGCGTATGGCCCAGCCTTTCTCCCTGCGCTACATGCTGGTGGACGGCCAGGGGAACTTCGGCTCCATCGACGGCGACAGCCCGGCGGCCATGCGTTACACCGAAATCCGCATGGACAAGCTGGCCCACGAGCTACTGTCGGACCTGGACAAGGAGACCGTCAACTTTATCGACAACTACGACGGCTCCGAGCGGATGCCGGAAGTGTTGCCGTCGCGGGTGCCCAACCTGCTGGTGAATGGCTCCTCCGGTATCGCCGTGGGCATGGCCACCAACATACCGCCGCACAATATGAGCGAGGTGGTGCGCGGCTGCCTGGCGCTGATCGACAACCCGGAGTTGTCCATCGACGAACTGATGGAGTATATCCCCGGGCCTGACTTCCCCACCGGTGCCACCATCAACGGCCGCGCCGGTATCCTGATGGCCTACCGCACCGGCCGCGGGCGCATCTATGTGCGCGCCAAGGCGGATGTGATTCGCGATGACAAGACCAATCGCGAGACCATTATCATCACCGAGATCCCCTACCAGCTGAACAAGGCGCGCCTGATCGAGCGCATCGCCGAGCTGGTGAAGGAGAAGAAGATCGAGGGTATCTCCGAGCTGCGCGACGAGTCCGACAAGGACGGCCTGCGAGTGGTGATCGAGCTGAAGCGCGGTGAGCTGGGGGATGTGGTGCTCAACAACCTCTATTCCCAGACCCAACTGGAGAATGTGTTCGGTATCAATATGGTGGCGCTGGTGGACGGCCAGCCCAAGGTGCTGAACCTCAAGCAACTGCTGGAGTACTTTGTTCGCCACCGCCAGGAGGTGGTTACCCGTCGGACCGTCTACCTGCTGCGCAAGGCCCGCGAGCGGGGACATCTTCTTGAAGGCCTGGCCATCGCCATCGCCAATATCGACCCGGTGATCGAATTGATCAAGGCCTCGTCAACACCGACAGATGCCCGGGAGGCGCTGCTCGCCAAGGGCTGGCCGGTGGGCGAGGTGCAGCAGTTCCTGGAGCGCGCGGGCGCCGACGCCTGCCGCCCGGACGACCTGCCCGCGGAGTACGGCCTGCGCGACGGTGGCGCCGGCGGCCAGGAAGGTAAAAAGTATTATCTTTCCCCGGCCCAGGCCCAGGCGATCCTGGAGTTACGCCTGCACCGCCTGACCGGCATGGAGCACGACAAGCTGCTCGCCGAATACAGCGAGCGCCTGGAGCAGATCGCCGGCTACCTGCATATTCTCGGCAGTTTCGAGCGCCTGATGCAGGTGATCCGCGAAGAGCTGGAGACTCTGGAGAAAGAGTTCGGCGATGCGCGCCGCACCGACATCGTCGCCTCCCGCCTGGATCTCACCGTGGAGGACCTGATTACCCCGGAGGACAAGGTGGTGACCATCTCCCACGGCGGCTACGCCAAGAGCCAGCCGCTGGCGGATTACCAGGCCCAGCGCCGCGGCGGCATGGGCAAGTCCGCCACCCAGGTGAAGGACGAGGATTTCGTCGAGCACCTGTTGATTGCCAATTCGCACGACACCATTCTGTGTTTCTCCAATAAAGGAAAGGTGTACTGGCTGAAGGTTTACGAAGTGCCCACCGCCGGCCGCGCTTCCCGCGGTCGGCCGATGGTCAATATGCTTCCGCTGGAGGCGGACGAGCGGATCAGCAGCATGCTGCCGGTGTCTGAATACGACGAGAACCACTTTATCTTCTTCGCCACCGCCAACGGCACGGTGAAGAAAACCCCGCTGACTGCCTTCTCCCGTCCGCGCAGCGTGGGCCTGCGCGCGATAGAACTGGAGGAGGGCGATCGCCTGGTGGCCACTGCGATCACCGACGGCGAGCGCGATGTGGTGCTGTTTACCAGCGCCGGCAAGGCGGCGCGCTTCTCCGAGAGCAATGTGCGCTCGATGGGCCGCGTGTCCCGCGGTGTGCGCGGTATCCGCATGGCCGAGGGCAAGCAGGTGATCGCCATGGTGATCCCGGAAGAGGGCGGCGCGGTGATGACCGTGACCGAAAACGGCTACGGCAAGCGCACTGCCATCGAGGATTTCCCCACCAAGGGCCGCGGCACCCAGGGCGTAATCGCCATGGCGGAGAGCGAGCGCAACGGCGAACTGGTGGGTGCCTGCCAGGTGCACCCGGGCGAGGAAATCATGTTGATTTCCGATCAGGGTACCCTGGTGCGCACCCGCGTGGACGAGGTATCTGTCCTGAGTCGCAACACCCAGGGTGTGCGGGTGATCCGCTTGAAGGAAGGGGAGCACCTGGTGGGGCTGGCCCGTATTCAGGAGAGCGAGGAAGCTGAAGGGGAAGAGGAATAA
- the serC gene encoding 3-phosphoserine/phosphohydroxythreonine transaminase, translating to MRKYNFCSGPAALPEPVLRKAQEELLDWDGYGCSVMEVSHRSPEFEAVAARAEQDLRHLLAIPDNYKVLFLQGGATAQFSAVPWNLLGAGQKKIDFIHSGQWAKKAMEEAGRYGEVNIVASSEDRNFSYAPAADSWQQSEDAAYFHYVPNETIGGVEFGYVPEVSCPLVADMSSSILSQPIPVENFGVIFAGAQKNIGPSGIAVAIVRDDLLDRALPDIPRSLSWKVAADAHSMDNTPPTFAWYLSGLVFQWLKEQGGVSAMAELSWRKSALLYDFIDRSDFYSSPVAEGSRSRMNIPFVLADERLDKQFLQESEAAGLLNLKGHRSVGGMRASLYNAVPMEAVEALVNFMADFEKRVG from the coding sequence ATGAGAAAATACAATTTCTGCTCCGGCCCCGCCGCACTGCCCGAACCGGTACTGCGTAAGGCCCAGGAGGAATTACTGGACTGGGACGGGTACGGCTGCTCGGTGATGGAGGTGAGCCACCGCTCGCCGGAATTTGAAGCCGTGGCCGCGCGTGCGGAACAGGACCTGCGCCACCTGCTCGCCATCCCGGACAATTACAAGGTGCTGTTTCTGCAGGGTGGTGCCACTGCGCAGTTCAGCGCCGTGCCCTGGAACCTGCTGGGTGCCGGGCAAAAGAAAATCGATTTTATCCACTCGGGGCAGTGGGCGAAGAAGGCGATGGAGGAAGCCGGGCGCTACGGCGAAGTCAATATCGTCGCCTCCAGCGAGGATCGCAATTTCAGCTATGCGCCGGCGGCGGACAGCTGGCAGCAGAGCGAGGACGCGGCCTATTTCCATTATGTCCCCAACGAAACCATCGGCGGGGTGGAGTTCGGTTATGTGCCGGAAGTGAGTTGCCCGCTGGTTGCGGACATGTCCTCCAGTATTCTGTCCCAGCCGATTCCGGTGGAGAATTTCGGAGTGATTTTCGCCGGTGCGCAAAAAAATATCGGCCCTTCCGGCATTGCAGTGGCCATAGTGCGCGACGATCTGCTGGACCGGGCACTGCCGGATATCCCCCGCAGCCTCAGCTGGAAAGTCGCCGCGGATGCACATTCCATGGATAATACGCCGCCGACTTTTGCCTGGTATCTCTCCGGCCTGGTGTTCCAGTGGCTGAAAGAGCAGGGGGGCGTGTCGGCCATGGCGGAACTGAGTTGGCGCAAGTCCGCGCTGCTGTACGACTTTATCGACCGCAGCGATTTCTATTCCAGTCCGGTGGCCGAGGGCAGCCGCTCGCGTATGAATATACCCTTTGTGCTGGCCGACGAGCGGCTGGACAAGCAGTTTTTACAGGAGTCGGAGGCCGCCGGACTGCTGAACCTGAAAGGCCATCGCTCCGTGGGTGGTATGCGCGCTTCGCTCTACAATGCGGTGCCGATGGAGGCGGTTGAGGCGCTGGTGAATTTTATGGCCGATTTTGAGAAACGCGTGGGCTGA
- the pheA gene encoding prephenate dehydratase, with protein sequence MSEQSNNIDPRLLELRDRIDEIDGDIARLISERAECALKVAEVKKATGGDALYYRPEREAQVLRKAMERNQGPLTDEEMARLFREIMSACLALEEPVKVAYLGPEGTFTQQAALKHFGNSAQCRPLAAIDEVFREVEAGAVNYGVVPVENSTEGVINHTLDNFMTSNLVICGEVELRIHQHLMISDITRADAITRIYSHAQSLAQCRKWLDSHYPNVERVAVASNAEAAKRVKGEWNAAAIAGDMAAELYGLKVLAEKIEDRPDNSTRFLIIGSQAVPASGDDKTSLMVSMRNEPGALHDLLEPFQRHKIDLTRVETRPSQSGNWTYVFFIDFVGHRDSENVAAALKEVGAGASDMKILGSYPRGVL encoded by the coding sequence ATGTCTGAACAATCGAACAATATCGATCCACGCCTGCTGGAATTGCGCGACCGAATCGACGAGATCGACGGGGATATCGCCCGTCTGATTTCCGAGCGGGCGGAGTGCGCACTGAAGGTGGCGGAAGTGAAAAAGGCCACCGGCGGCGATGCTCTCTACTACCGCCCCGAACGCGAGGCGCAGGTGCTGCGCAAGGCCATGGAGCGCAACCAGGGGCCGCTGACCGACGAGGAGATGGCGCGGCTGTTCCGCGAGATCATGTCCGCGTGCCTGGCTCTGGAGGAGCCGGTCAAGGTGGCCTATCTGGGGCCGGAGGGTACCTTTACCCAGCAGGCGGCGCTCAAGCATTTCGGCAACTCCGCCCAGTGCCGGCCGCTGGCGGCCATCGACGAAGTGTTCCGCGAGGTGGAAGCCGGCGCGGTGAATTACGGCGTGGTGCCGGTGGAAAATTCCACCGAGGGGGTGATCAATCACACCCTGGACAATTTCATGACCTCGAACCTGGTGATCTGCGGCGAGGTGGAGCTGCGTATTCACCAGCACCTGATGATTTCCGATATCACCCGCGCGGACGCGATCACCCGAATCTATTCCCACGCCCAGAGCCTGGCCCAGTGCCGCAAGTGGCTGGACTCCCACTACCCCAATGTGGAGCGGGTGGCGGTGGCCAGTAATGCGGAGGCCGCCAAGCGGGTGAAGGGCGAGTGGAACGCGGCGGCCATCGCCGGCGACATGGCGGCGGAACTCTACGGCCTGAAAGTACTGGCGGAGAAAATCGAGGATCGCCCGGACAACTCCACCCGCTTCCTGATTATCGGCTCCCAGGCGGTGCCGGCCAGCGGCGACGACAAGACTTCGCTGATGGTGTCCATGCGCAACGAGCCGGGCGCGCTGCACGATCTGCTGGAGCCCTTCCAGCGCCACAAGATCGACCTCACCCGGGTGGAAACGCGGCCGTCGCAATCCGGTAACTGGACCTATGTATTCTTTATCGACTTTGTCGGCCACCGGGATTCGGAAAATGTCGCCGCAGCCCTTAAAGAGGTGGGAGCCGGCGCTTCGGATATGAAGATATTGGGTTCCTATCCGCGCGGGGTATTGTAA